A region of Antedon mediterranea chromosome 8, ecAntMedi1.1, whole genome shotgun sequence DNA encodes the following proteins:
- the LOC140057461 gene encoding protein Aster-B-like isoform X6 gives MQRRPNMDFVFLNFIPELKFLSNKSKNSESSDVNADECSQSGDESLPSSSTSSTHSMLSFSIKSEDRNASNIKDLDPCSSESLSVSKGAPTTNTKVTHVVKSRTPLDVFLSHSHKMKVRRARGIRNKRSSQGDRLRRFELREISNQNGMTTSQSVPEYLAADNSTVRKRSPKLGKKKNVRKSTPWYSVLQSNYKSRCEEFQKLFKGIPDTERLTVDYSCALQKEILVHGRMYVTQNYLCFYANIFKWETTLTIQLKDITAVTKERTVRFIPNALQVTTATEKYFFTSFGSRDKSFMTIFKLWQNSLMQLEMPPVEFWKWIHCNYGYDLGIPEDELPEDYVFPSKEAEDSGDDKSRGQASEGRGSDGDDLSLSESREEPAVKDVEYIIEEDENGTTAPPLLTGLDPPRIDVSDYSEAEEEVLCGCNDMHQGKQYLNEVFGVSCETLFKLLFAEDSVFYLDYVKARKSTDIEIGKWRTEEDSSKDSRVVTYIFPINSNIGPKSSQVTETQTFHRDLSKEGSCYITTNKVENKGIPYSDNFHVLGRWCITRVSENKCRLCVHAEINFTKASWFIRNIIEKQVHVGLKNGYIFLGKYLRENLEVVSGKKRKVKRRRIPSHKEEGDESTSSQRPLKKSISVHDQNTAGVLSYLLPPWLRGTQSTSRGVMFAICLVLFLLVVVNVFLYSQLQHLERKSLDRNLWTRSEVFDKIDKVPASAEDWKRLIKQQQIFHEEELAKWRDIISLCVQLMRQMETALEDLKSDIDPISSLSNLDKFASEALQHLPISSRDKENDHGPT, from the exons ATGCAACGACGTCCAAACATGGATTTCGTCTTTTTAAATTTCATCCCAGAACTTAAATTCCTGTCAAATAAAAG taaaaataGTGAATCTTCTGATGTTAATGCTGACGAATGTAGCCAATCAGGTGATGAAAG CCTTCCTTCTTCCTCCACCTCTTCAACCCATTCTATGTTATCATTCAG CATCAAATCAGAAGATAGGAATGCAAg CAACATTAAGGATTTGGACCCATGCTCCTCAGAATCATTGTCTGTGTCAAAAGGCGCACCGACCACCAACACCAAAGTGACGCACGTGGTAAAGTCACGTACACCGCTCGACGTCTTTCTTTCGCATTCTCATAAAATGAAAGTACGTCGAGCCCGTGGAATACGTAATAAGCGGTCTTCCCAAGGCGATCGTCTACGTCGTTTTGAGCTACGAGAAATCAG CAATCAGAATGGTATGACAACATCACAATCAGTCCCAGAATACCTTGCAGCTGACAACAGCACCGTCAGAAAGCGATCACCTAAActaggaaagaaaaaaaatgtccgCAAATCAACTCCATGGTACAGT gtCCTTCAATCAAACTACAAATCAAGATGTGAGGAATTTCAGAAACTTTTCAAAGGTATTCCAGATACAGAGCGTTTAACAGTCG ATTATTCATGTGCATTACAAAAAGAGATATTAGTCCATGGACGGATGTATGTTACACAAAACTACCTGTgtttttatgcaaatatattcaAATGGGAGACAACA CTTACAATTCAACTAAAGGACATAACGGCAGTGACTAAAGAAAGGACAGTGCGGTTCATACCAAATGCATTGCAGGTCACTACAGCAACAGAAAAG TACTTTTTTACATCATTTGGGTCTAGAGACAAATCGTTTATGACCATCTTCAAACTATGGCAGAATTCACTCATGCAACTG GAAATGCCTCCAGTAGAGTTCTGGAAATGGATACATTGTAATTACGGATATGACCTTGGAATTCCCGAAGACGAGCTTCCAGAAGATTATGTATTTCCAAGTAAAGAAGCAGAAGACAGTGGAGATGACAAATCCAGGGGTCAGGCCTCTGAAGGTCGTGGTAGTGATGGAGATGACCTCAGTTTGTCCGAGTCAAGG gAAGAACCTGCTGTAAAAGATGTTGAGTATATTATTGAAGAGGATGAAAATGGTACAACAGCACCACCATTACTAACTGGTCTCGATCCTCCTCGTATTGATGTCTCCGACTACTCAGAAGCCGAAG AAGAAGTTTTGTGCGGCTGCAATGACATGCATCAAGGGAAGCAATATTTAAATGAGGTGTTTGGAGTATCGTGCGAAACACTGTTTAAACTGTTATTTGCGGAAgattcagtattttatttagattatGTTAAAGCAAGAAAAAGTACAG ataTTGAAATTGGAAAATGGAGGACAGAAGAAGATAGCTCAAAAGACTCTAGAGTGGTCACGTATATATTTCCCATAAACAGCAATATTGGACCGAAATCCTCACAAGTTACAGAAACTCAA aCATTCCATCGTGATCTTAGTAAAGAGGGAAGCTGCtatataacaacaaataaagTAGAAAATAAAGGAATACCATACTCGGACAATTTTCATGTTCTAGGTCGTTGGTGCATCACCCGGGTCAGCGAAAATAAATGTCGTTTGTG TGTTCATGCTGAAATAAATTTTACCAAAGCATCTTGGTTTATCAGGAATATTATTGAAAAGCAGGTTCATGTTGGACTCAAGAATGGCTATATATTCCTAG GTAAATATCTGAGAGAAAATCTTGAAGTAGTAAGTGGTAAAAAGAGGAAGGTGAAACGAAGGAGAATCCCAAGTCATAAAGAAGAAGGAGATGAGAGCACTTCCTCCCAACGTCCATTAAAGAAAAGTATATCAGTACATGACCAAAACACTG cagGAGTGTTATCGTACCTCTTACCTCCCTGGTTACGTGGCACACAGTCCACCTCTCGTGGCGTGATGTTTGCGATTTGCTTAGTACTGTTTCTTCTGGTTGTGGTCAATGTCTTCCTATACTCTCAACTCCAGCATCTAGAGCGCAAAAGTCTCGATAGGAACCTGTGGACACGGAGTGAGGTGTTTGATAAGATTGATAAGGTGCCGGCGTCTGCTGAAGACTGGAAGAGGTTGATCAAACAGCAGCAGATATTCCATGAGGAAGAACTCGCAAAGTGGAGAgatattattagtttatgtgTTCAACTCATGAGACag ATGGAGACAGCGTTAGAAGATCTAAAATCAGACATAGACCCAATATCTTCACTATCAAATCTGGACAAGTTTGCAAGTGAAGCACTCCAACATTTACCGATATCGTCACGTGACAAAGAAAACGATCATGGACCCACCTGA
- the LOC140057461 gene encoding protein Aster-B-like isoform X7, translating to MQRRPNMDFVFLNFIPELKFLSNKSKNSESSDVNADECSQSGDESIKSEDRNASNIKDLDPCSSESLSVSKGAPTTNTKVTHVVKSRTPLDVFLSHSHKMKVRRARGIRNKRSSQGDRLRRFELREISNQNGMTTSQSVPEYLAADNSTVRKRSPKLGKKKNVRKSTPWYSVLQSNYKSRCEEFQKLFKGIPDTERLTVDYSCALQKEILVHGRMYVTQNYLCFYANIFKWETTLTIQLKDITAVTKERTVRFIPNALQVTTATEKYFFTSFGSRDKSFMTIFKLWQNSLMQLEMPPVEFWKWIHCNYGYDLGIPEDELPEDYVFPSKEAEDSGDDKSRGQASEGRGSDGDDLSLSESREEPAVKDVEYIIEEDENGTTAPPLLTGLDPPRIDVSDYSEAEEEVLCGCNDMHQGKQYLNEVFGVSCETLFKLLFAEDSVFYLDYVKARKSTDIEIGKWRTEEDSSKDSRVVTYIFPINSNIGPKSSQVTETQTFHRDLSKEGSCYITTNKVENKGIPYSDNFHVLGRWCITRVSENKCRLCVHAEINFTKASWFIRNIIEKQVHVGLKNGYIFLGKYLRENLEVVSGKKRKVKRRRIPSHKEEGDESTSSQRPLKKSISVHDQNTAGVLSYLLPPWLRGTQSTSRGVMFAICLVLFLLVVVNVFLYSQLQHLERKSLDRNLWTRSEVFDKIDKVPASAEDWKRLIKQQQIFHEEELAKWRDIISLCVQLMRQMETALEDLKSDIDPISSLSNLDKFASEALQHLPISSRDKENDHGPT from the exons ATGCAACGACGTCCAAACATGGATTTCGTCTTTTTAAATTTCATCCCAGAACTTAAATTCCTGTCAAATAAAAG taaaaataGTGAATCTTCTGATGTTAATGCTGACGAATGTAGCCAATCAGGTGATGAAAG CATCAAATCAGAAGATAGGAATGCAAg CAACATTAAGGATTTGGACCCATGCTCCTCAGAATCATTGTCTGTGTCAAAAGGCGCACCGACCACCAACACCAAAGTGACGCACGTGGTAAAGTCACGTACACCGCTCGACGTCTTTCTTTCGCATTCTCATAAAATGAAAGTACGTCGAGCCCGTGGAATACGTAATAAGCGGTCTTCCCAAGGCGATCGTCTACGTCGTTTTGAGCTACGAGAAATCAG CAATCAGAATGGTATGACAACATCACAATCAGTCCCAGAATACCTTGCAGCTGACAACAGCACCGTCAGAAAGCGATCACCTAAActaggaaagaaaaaaaatgtccgCAAATCAACTCCATGGTACAGT gtCCTTCAATCAAACTACAAATCAAGATGTGAGGAATTTCAGAAACTTTTCAAAGGTATTCCAGATACAGAGCGTTTAACAGTCG ATTATTCATGTGCATTACAAAAAGAGATATTAGTCCATGGACGGATGTATGTTACACAAAACTACCTGTgtttttatgcaaatatattcaAATGGGAGACAACA CTTACAATTCAACTAAAGGACATAACGGCAGTGACTAAAGAAAGGACAGTGCGGTTCATACCAAATGCATTGCAGGTCACTACAGCAACAGAAAAG TACTTTTTTACATCATTTGGGTCTAGAGACAAATCGTTTATGACCATCTTCAAACTATGGCAGAATTCACTCATGCAACTG GAAATGCCTCCAGTAGAGTTCTGGAAATGGATACATTGTAATTACGGATATGACCTTGGAATTCCCGAAGACGAGCTTCCAGAAGATTATGTATTTCCAAGTAAAGAAGCAGAAGACAGTGGAGATGACAAATCCAGGGGTCAGGCCTCTGAAGGTCGTGGTAGTGATGGAGATGACCTCAGTTTGTCCGAGTCAAGG gAAGAACCTGCTGTAAAAGATGTTGAGTATATTATTGAAGAGGATGAAAATGGTACAACAGCACCACCATTACTAACTGGTCTCGATCCTCCTCGTATTGATGTCTCCGACTACTCAGAAGCCGAAG AAGAAGTTTTGTGCGGCTGCAATGACATGCATCAAGGGAAGCAATATTTAAATGAGGTGTTTGGAGTATCGTGCGAAACACTGTTTAAACTGTTATTTGCGGAAgattcagtattttatttagattatGTTAAAGCAAGAAAAAGTACAG ataTTGAAATTGGAAAATGGAGGACAGAAGAAGATAGCTCAAAAGACTCTAGAGTGGTCACGTATATATTTCCCATAAACAGCAATATTGGACCGAAATCCTCACAAGTTACAGAAACTCAA aCATTCCATCGTGATCTTAGTAAAGAGGGAAGCTGCtatataacaacaaataaagTAGAAAATAAAGGAATACCATACTCGGACAATTTTCATGTTCTAGGTCGTTGGTGCATCACCCGGGTCAGCGAAAATAAATGTCGTTTGTG TGTTCATGCTGAAATAAATTTTACCAAAGCATCTTGGTTTATCAGGAATATTATTGAAAAGCAGGTTCATGTTGGACTCAAGAATGGCTATATATTCCTAG GTAAATATCTGAGAGAAAATCTTGAAGTAGTAAGTGGTAAAAAGAGGAAGGTGAAACGAAGGAGAATCCCAAGTCATAAAGAAGAAGGAGATGAGAGCACTTCCTCCCAACGTCCATTAAAGAAAAGTATATCAGTACATGACCAAAACACTG cagGAGTGTTATCGTACCTCTTACCTCCCTGGTTACGTGGCACACAGTCCACCTCTCGTGGCGTGATGTTTGCGATTTGCTTAGTACTGTTTCTTCTGGTTGTGGTCAATGTCTTCCTATACTCTCAACTCCAGCATCTAGAGCGCAAAAGTCTCGATAGGAACCTGTGGACACGGAGTGAGGTGTTTGATAAGATTGATAAGGTGCCGGCGTCTGCTGAAGACTGGAAGAGGTTGATCAAACAGCAGCAGATATTCCATGAGGAAGAACTCGCAAAGTGGAGAgatattattagtttatgtgTTCAACTCATGAGACag ATGGAGACAGCGTTAGAAGATCTAAAATCAGACATAGACCCAATATCTTCACTATCAAATCTGGACAAGTTTGCAAGTGAAGCACTCCAACATTTACCGATATCGTCACGTGACAAAGAAAACGATCATGGACCCACCTGA
- the LOC140057461 gene encoding protein Aster-B-like isoform X5 codes for MAQKPQRSMLSSQRTLLELAEGKESPTTGNREGRPTSLPSPLAGSLSSGGKADESPTTGTAAEREPGLTTSSPPGSLNMDNLGKTSKENDHPSMRRNASAPITLSGVGLGGTNGDSHSLTSKNSESSDVNADECSQSGDESIKSEDRNASNQNGMTTSQSVPEYLAADNSTVRKRSPKLGKKKNVRKSTPWYSVLQSNYKSRCEEFQKLFKGIPDTERLTVDYSCALQKEILVHGRMYVTQNYLCFYANIFKWETTLTIQLKDITAVTKERTVRFIPNALQVTTATEKYFFTSFGSRDKSFMTIFKLWQNSLMQLEMPPVEFWKWIHCNYGYDLGIPEDELPEDYVFPSKEAEDSGDDKSRGQASEGRGSDGDDLSLSESREEPAVKDVEYIIEEDENGTTAPPLLTGLDPPRIDVSDYSEAEEEVLCGCNDMHQGKQYLNEVFGVSCETLFKLLFAEDSVFYLDYVKARKSTDIEIGKWRTEEDSSKDSRVVTYIFPINSNIGPKSSQVTETQTFHRDLSKEGSCYITTNKVENKGIPYSDNFHVLGRWCITRVSENKCRLCVHAEINFTKASWFIRNIIEKQVHVGLKNGYIFLGKYLRENLEVVSGKKRKVKRRRIPSHKEEGDESTSSQRPLKKSISVHDQNTAGVLSYLLPPWLRGTQSTSRGVMFAICLVLFLLVVVNVFLYSQLQHLERKSLDRNLWTRSEVFDKIDKVPASAEDWKRLIKQQQIFHEEELAKWRDIISLCVQLMRQMETALEDLKSDIDPISSLSNLDKFASEALQHLPISSRDKENDHGPT; via the exons ATGGCCCAGAAGCCCCAACGGTCAATGCTTTCAAGCCAGAGGACACTTTTAGAACTTGCTGAGGGTAAAGAATCACCAACGACAGGTAATCGCGAAGGCCGACCGACTTCTCTTCCTTCACCACTTGCAGGTAGTTTGAGCAGCGGCGGAAAAGCCGATGAATCGCCTACTACTGGGACTGCGGCGGAGAGAGAGCCTGGATTGACCACATCATCACCACCGGGTTCTTTGAATATGGACAATCTTGGGAAGACTTCAAAAGAAAATGATCATCCATCGATGCGGAGAAATGCTAGTGCACCAATTACTTTATCTGGTGTAGGCCTAGGTGGAACAAATGGAGATTCACACAGCCTTACCAG taaaaataGTGAATCTTCTGATGTTAATGCTGACGAATGTAGCCAATCAGGTGATGAAAG CATCAAATCAGAAGATAGGAATGCAAg CAATCAGAATGGTATGACAACATCACAATCAGTCCCAGAATACCTTGCAGCTGACAACAGCACCGTCAGAAAGCGATCACCTAAActaggaaagaaaaaaaatgtccgCAAATCAACTCCATGGTACAGT gtCCTTCAATCAAACTACAAATCAAGATGTGAGGAATTTCAGAAACTTTTCAAAGGTATTCCAGATACAGAGCGTTTAACAGTCG ATTATTCATGTGCATTACAAAAAGAGATATTAGTCCATGGACGGATGTATGTTACACAAAACTACCTGTgtttttatgcaaatatattcaAATGGGAGACAACA CTTACAATTCAACTAAAGGACATAACGGCAGTGACTAAAGAAAGGACAGTGCGGTTCATACCAAATGCATTGCAGGTCACTACAGCAACAGAAAAG TACTTTTTTACATCATTTGGGTCTAGAGACAAATCGTTTATGACCATCTTCAAACTATGGCAGAATTCACTCATGCAACTG GAAATGCCTCCAGTAGAGTTCTGGAAATGGATACATTGTAATTACGGATATGACCTTGGAATTCCCGAAGACGAGCTTCCAGAAGATTATGTATTTCCAAGTAAAGAAGCAGAAGACAGTGGAGATGACAAATCCAGGGGTCAGGCCTCTGAAGGTCGTGGTAGTGATGGAGATGACCTCAGTTTGTCCGAGTCAAGG gAAGAACCTGCTGTAAAAGATGTTGAGTATATTATTGAAGAGGATGAAAATGGTACAACAGCACCACCATTACTAACTGGTCTCGATCCTCCTCGTATTGATGTCTCCGACTACTCAGAAGCCGAAG AAGAAGTTTTGTGCGGCTGCAATGACATGCATCAAGGGAAGCAATATTTAAATGAGGTGTTTGGAGTATCGTGCGAAACACTGTTTAAACTGTTATTTGCGGAAgattcagtattttatttagattatGTTAAAGCAAGAAAAAGTACAG ataTTGAAATTGGAAAATGGAGGACAGAAGAAGATAGCTCAAAAGACTCTAGAGTGGTCACGTATATATTTCCCATAAACAGCAATATTGGACCGAAATCCTCACAAGTTACAGAAACTCAA aCATTCCATCGTGATCTTAGTAAAGAGGGAAGCTGCtatataacaacaaataaagTAGAAAATAAAGGAATACCATACTCGGACAATTTTCATGTTCTAGGTCGTTGGTGCATCACCCGGGTCAGCGAAAATAAATGTCGTTTGTG TGTTCATGCTGAAATAAATTTTACCAAAGCATCTTGGTTTATCAGGAATATTATTGAAAAGCAGGTTCATGTTGGACTCAAGAATGGCTATATATTCCTAG GTAAATATCTGAGAGAAAATCTTGAAGTAGTAAGTGGTAAAAAGAGGAAGGTGAAACGAAGGAGAATCCCAAGTCATAAAGAAGAAGGAGATGAGAGCACTTCCTCCCAACGTCCATTAAAGAAAAGTATATCAGTACATGACCAAAACACTG cagGAGTGTTATCGTACCTCTTACCTCCCTGGTTACGTGGCACACAGTCCACCTCTCGTGGCGTGATGTTTGCGATTTGCTTAGTACTGTTTCTTCTGGTTGTGGTCAATGTCTTCCTATACTCTCAACTCCAGCATCTAGAGCGCAAAAGTCTCGATAGGAACCTGTGGACACGGAGTGAGGTGTTTGATAAGATTGATAAGGTGCCGGCGTCTGCTGAAGACTGGAAGAGGTTGATCAAACAGCAGCAGATATTCCATGAGGAAGAACTCGCAAAGTGGAGAgatattattagtttatgtgTTCAACTCATGAGACag ATGGAGACAGCGTTAGAAGATCTAAAATCAGACATAGACCCAATATCTTCACTATCAAATCTGGACAAGTTTGCAAGTGAAGCACTCCAACATTTACCGATATCGTCACGTGACAAAGAAAACGATCATGGACCCACCTGA